A single Caretta caretta isolate rCarCar2 chromosome 2, rCarCar1.hap1, whole genome shotgun sequence DNA region contains:
- the RBM12B gene encoding RNA-binding protein 12B — MAVVIRLQGLPVVAGPADIRRFFSGLNIPDGGVHIIGGETGEAFIIFATDEDARRAMSCSGELIKDSPIELFLSSKTEMQNTIEMSRKRFDRGGREPMPGSRRTGGSNSGASGVGNLSNLVAAITKGINKSGYVPSNHPESGFHTNGTRHGDPSIPKSNYNQSRKESLSSDDIYLFLHGIPYSATEDEVRAFFSGLRVEGVIFIKRRNGLNNGDGLVKFATPHGALEGLKRHRQYMGPRFIEISPATEEQWIEYGGRVDMKNEIARYLSKERSPTRGSNYTHSRKHSHSRSPPRRRTRSRSPRGQEFYLHLRNLPTYLEKKDLRTFFGKLDVSNNQIKFLLDKHQRRTRNAFLMLKNQKDFNIALEHHRMSLFNRPVYIFPISRRSMLKLIESYEKKSSQESDRPGQAVSEKSYREGHSGPKMCIYIRNFPFDVTKVEVQKFFAGFAIDEDDVYLLYDDKGVGLGEALVKFKSEEQAMKAESLNRRRFLGTEVLLRLISEEQMQEFGLNVPPSAPSGKMQVHSQAYDRGEHSRPAGSPPGQPQGLPMHSFGPPGSFRHPPDVRRPPEDFRGPPPFMDFGGDGEPFGRMEYGNNNMGGFSEGRFMSDPNFSGGSDRVTPIRLKNLPFRATPNEILDFFYGYGVIPESVSIQCNEHGLPSGDAIVAMTNYEEAMAAINELNDRPIGPRKVKLSLL; from the coding sequence ATGGCTGTAGTCATCCGTTTACAGGGGCTTCCTGTTGTTGCGGGTCCTGCAGATATTCGCCGTTTCTTCTCGGGATTGAATATTCCTGATGGAGGAGTGCATATTATTGGAGGAGAAACTGGGGAGGCTTTTATTATATTTGCAACAGATGAAGATGCACGACGTGCCATGAGCTGTTCAGGAGAGCTTATCAAAGACTCCCCCATAGAGCTCTTTCTCAGCAGCAAGACTGAAATGCAAAATACAATAGAAATGAGCCGGAAAAGATTTGATCGTGGGGGAAGAGAACCAATGCCTGGGTCTAGACGAACAGGTGGTAGTAATTCAGGTGCATCAGGTGTTGGGAACCTTTCAAATTTAGTTGCAGCTATTACAAAAGGAATAAATAAATCTGGCTATGTCCCATCAAATCACCCAGAGTCTGGCTTTCATACCAATGGCACAAGACATGGTGATCCAAGTATACCTAAATCAAACTATAACCAGTCAAGAAAGGAGTCACTGAGTTCAgatgatatttatttatttctacatGGCATACCGTACTCTGCAACAGAAGATGAAGTACGTGCTTTCTTTTCTGGATTACGAGTAGAGGGAGTAATCTTTATAAAACGTCGCAATGGCCTAAATAATGGTGATGGTTTGGTAAAATTTGCTACACCTCATGGTGCCTTAGAAGGACTTAAACGTCATAGACAATACATGGGTCCAAGATTTATAGAAATAAGTCCAGCTACTGAAGAACAGTGGATTGAATATGGTGGCAGGGTAGACATGAAGAATGAGATTGCTCGTTACTTAAGCAAAGAACGTTCTCCAACAAGAGGTTCAAACTATACTCATTCAAGAAAACATTCTCATTCAAGATCTCCTCCAAGGAGACGAACGCGCTCTCGTTCACCTCGTGGCCAGGAATTTTACTTACACTTAAGAAATCTACCTACCTATCTTGAGAAAAAAGATCTGAGAACTTTCTTTGGAAAGCTGGATGTGTCTAACAACCAAATCAAGTTTTTACTGGACAAGCATCAAAGGAGGACAAGAAATGCGTTTTTGATGTTGAAGAATCAGAAAGATTTTAATATTGCTCTGGAACATCACAGGATGTCTCTTTTCAATCGTCCTGTTTACATTTTTCCTATTTCTAGAAGATCTATGTTGAAACTAATTGAGTCATATGAGAAGAAGAGCTCACAAGAAAGCGATCGGCCTGGACAGGCTGTATCGGAAAAAAGTTATCGGGAGGGGCATTCTGGCCCAAAGATGTGCATATATATAAGAAACTTTCCATTTGATGTGACAAAAGTTGAAGTACAAAAGTTCTTTGCAGGATTTGCTATTGATGAAGATGATGTTTACTTGCTTTATGATGACAAAGGAGTTGGGCTGGGAGAAGCATTGGTAAAATTTAAATCTGAAGAACAGGCAATGAAAGCAGAAAGTTTAAATCGTCGAAGGTTCTTGGGAACAGAGGTACTTTTAAGACTTATATCTGAAGAACAGATGCAGGAGTTTGGTTTAAATGTTCCACCATCAGCACCAAGTGGAAAAATGCAGGTTCATTCACAGGCATATGACAGAGGTGAGCATTCCCGTCCAGCTGGTTCACCACCTGGACAACCACAAGGACTACCTATGCACTCATTTGGTCCTCCTGGGAGCTTTAGGCATCCTCCTGATGTTAGACGACCCCCTGAGGATTTTCGAGGTCCTCCACCTTTTATGGATTTTGGTGGTGATGGCGAACCTTTTGGTAGGATGGAGTATGGAAACAATAACATGGGAGGCTTTTCTGAGGGAAGATTTATGTCCGATCCAAATTTCAGTGGTGGTTCTGATCGTGTAACTCCTATTAGATTAAAGAACTTGCCATTTAGAGCCACCCCTAatgaaattttggattttttctatgGCTATGGTGTCATTCCAGAGTCTGTTTCTATACAATGTAATGAACACGGATTACCTTCAGGTGATGCCATTGTTGCTATGACAAATTATGAGGAAGCAATGGCTGCTATTAATGAGCTAAATGATAGACCAATTGGCCCACGCAAAGTTAAGCTAAGCTTGctttaa